CTCCTCACGTTAAGCAAACCAGCAAACTGAGATCCTCCATTTATCCAGGTTCTAGTTTTCACACGGCTCCGAAAGTGATCTCCTGATGACAACATCACAGGGTGAAGGGTTGTTATGGCACTTTAAGCTTATCAAACACCAGGAGAAAGTATTTATGTTTGTATACAACATGGGTATTCTCTATTCTGCACACAGAACTCTCCCCTAGAGGTGGATGAGGAGGGGTTTGTAATCCGAGCAGACGTCAATCAGAATGATATCCTTTGCAGTAACACTGACTATCAGACGAGAGGctgtctctactgtattgtagtaaAAATTCCCTTGGACAGACCTCTTTATCTTCATAATGAAAACAAAGCTTCCTGCCACTGTGTAAGTGAGTATTCTATCTTTATAAAGCAGTCTAGACGGTCTCTTATGAGATGAGTAGAACATTAAGTCTCCCTGCCCCCTGAGAGACATTTAAATAGACTGAAATGCTCTCTCTGTCCCTAGTCCAGCTCCAGTCCATTATCAGTGAATGAGGCTGGACAAAGGAAACCCTGACACTCCCAAAGTTGTCCAAGGCATAAGGCTCTTCCCCGTCCATTTTAGTCAGTCCACTGTCCACCCTCCGTCGGGTCACTTTTCCTTGACTCTCTGTCCGCACGCTGCTCGATGGAGGACAAGGAGGACAACTTCTACTCCAGCGACTCTGACTTTGACGACGAGGAGCCCAAGAAGTTCCACATCCAGATCCGTCCGGTGGGCAGCAGCAGCCGCAGCAACTCTGCTGCTACAGAGATGGAGCTGAAGGCCACCGTGGGGGCACTCACACTGCCCCCCAACAGAGGGGTATGACGGGGGAAGGAGTGGGTACAGGACCAGAGGGAGGCATGGGATGAAATGTGTTGCGGATTTTCACATGGTGTGGTATCAAAAGTCTAAGATTTATGAAAAGGGAAGCTCAGAAATGCTCATCTGTTTATTAAGACATGTTTATTTTTCCTGCTATTGTCTCTCCATGTTGTTGCAATAACAGCAGGATGTAAACATTCTAAATTGTTTAGATATTGCCAGACAGTGTAATTAACAACTCTGCTCTCTCTCGTTCCAGGTGTCAATCAAACGTCATCTCTCCAGTAAGTTCCATTAGAACCGGCTTCTTGTTAAAAATAGCtgggtttctgtctgtctctgtctgtatgttttacgcatttctctgtgtgtgtggtcctcTGACTCCTCTTGTCCTCTTCACAGGAAACAGCAGTACTACAGGACgttcagagggggagggagagggcgcCACCCACAGGGGTAAGTAGTTAGCACTCTCTCTCCACTGTTTCTGCAGCATCAGTAGTACACTCTCCACTGTTTCTGCAGCATCAGTAGTACACTCTCCACTCTTTCTGCAGCATCAGTAGTACACTCTCCACTCTTTCTGCAGCATCAGTAGTACACTCTCCACTCTTTCTGCAGCATCAGTAGTACACTCTCCACTGTTTCTGCAGCATCAGTAGTACACTCTCCACTGTTTCTGCAGCATCAGTAGTACTCTCTCCACTCTTTCTGCAGCATCAGTAGTACTCTCTCCACTGTTTCTGCAGCATCAGTAGTACACTCTCCACTGTTTCTGCAGCATCAGTAGTACTCTCTCCACTGTTTCTGCAGCATCAGTAGTACACTCTCCACTGTTTCTGCAGCATCCGTAGTACACTCTCCACTGTTTCTGCAGCATCAGTAGTACTCTCTCCACTGTTTCTGCAGCATCAGTAGTACTCTCTCCACTGTTTCTGCAGCATCAGTAGTACACTCTCCACTGTTTCTGCAGCATCCGTAGTACACTCTCCACTGTTTCTGCAGCATCAGTAGTACTCTCTCCACTGTTTCTGCAGCATCAGTAGTACACTCTCCACTGTttcagcagcatcagtagtacaCTCTCCACTGTTTCTGCAGCATCAGTAGTACACTCTCCACTGTTTCTGCAGCATCAGTAGTACACTCTCCACTGTTTCTGCAGCATCAGTAGTACTCTCTCCACTGTTTCTGCAGCATCAGTAGTACTCTCTCCACTGTTTCTGCAGCATCAGTAGTACTCTCTCCACTGTTTCTGCAGCATCAGTAGTACACTCTCCACTGTTTCTGCAGCATCAGTAGTACACTCTCCACTGTTTCTGCAGCATCAGTAGTACACTCGCCACTGTTTCTGCAGCATCAGTAGTACACTCTCCACTGTTTCTGCAGCATCAGTAGTACTCTCTCCACTGTTTCTGCAGCATCAGTAGTACTCTCTCCACTGTTTCTGCAGCATCAGTAGTACACTCTCCACTGTTTCTGCAGCATCAGTAGTACACTCTCCACTGTTTCTGCAGCATCAGTAGTACACTCTCCACTGTTTCTGCAGCATCCGTAGTACTCTCTCCACTCTTTCTGCAGCATCCGTAGTACTCTCTCCACTCTTTCTGCAGCATCAGTAGTACTCTCTCCACTCTTTCTGCAGCATCCGTAGTACTCTCTCCACTCTTTCTGCAGCATCAGTAGTACTCTCTCCACTCTTTCTGCAGCATCAGTAGTACACTCTCCACTCTTTCTGCAGCATCAGTAGTACACTCTCCACTCTTTCTGCACCATCAGTAGTACTCTCTCCACTCTTTCTGCAGCATCAGTAGTACTCTCTCCACTCTTTCTGCAGCATCAGTAGTACACTCTCCACTCTTTCTGCAGCATCAGTAGTACACTCTCCACTCTTTCTGCAGCATCAGTAGTACACTCTCCACTCTTTCTGCAGCATCAGTAGTACACTCTCCACTCTTTCTGCACCATCAGTAGTACACTCTCCACTGTTTCTGCACCATCAGTAGTACACTCTCCACTGTTTCTGCCCCTTACCATGTACTTTATCATTTCCATATATTCTATCAGTGGTAGGTCATAACTGTTTGTTTCATATGGTATTCATGCATAGCATACTGTTACTCCACCTTTAATGTTAGTGATACAGCCTCtttaatccaggctgtatcacaaccagctgtgatcgggagtcccatagggcggcgcacaattggcccagcgtcgtctgggtttggccggtgtaggccgtcattgtaaataagaatttgttcttaactgacttgcttagttaaataaaagaaATAAAAATGTTACTCCCAGTCTGAAGTGATGTGAATGTGATTTACCGTGTTGCTTCTGAATAGGCTTAACAGTGCGTATCCGTCCAGTGATAAATCGTCGAGGTGGCTGACCTTGGCTGAATGACACTGTCTATTTGTCACGCCTCAGGTCTGTCTGGAACATGGTTTATTAGTGAGGGAGTAGCAGCCTGTGATGCTACAGTAGGAGGCTATTTGTGGGGGAAATGAGCAGACTGGATTAATGATGAGTGCCTTGATTAAAACCGTAGCGTAAAGCGCTGGGCTGATGTTGCTTAGAGAAGCCAGGCTAATGGCTGGTATTTATCTTTATGGAAGGTAATGGGTATTCCCTTACGGCTGCCCTCCATCAGCACTCTAGTTAATCACATCTCTCCCTGATTGGGGAGCAGTCCCAAATTAAACTTcactaagtgtgtgtgttttgcagaGGGAGAGCAGGATGGCCTATGCAGATCCACCTCCAGTCCAGATCCCAGTAGGTGAGTGAATGTCAGTCACACTccagtcctcccctctctctgtcgtaTGTTTCTGTGAGGTGGAGAGACGCTGTGTGAGAAGAAGCCAGCAGATCTGATGACAGTACTGCATCATCTGACATTATCTCTGGTTATGCTTTTTATTCACTTCTGGTAACGTATTATATCCCTCTCTTGCTCCCTCGCTCCCTCActgtctctttccctttctcattTCATCTGTCTCTCACCCACTCTAGGTTGAGTTCTACTGCGTCAGGCTCGGACAGTCTCTTTGGACCTCCTCTGGAGTCGGCCTTCAAGTCAAAAAGCTTTGCTGGTAGAGATCAGctacagagagcagagagtgtcTTTGGTGCTTCTGAATGTAAATACGGTTTAAAGTATTATGATGTATTAGTGATAGGGACAGAAGTTTTTCCAGTCAGTAAAAACTCCTTATCTTATGTGTGATACATACTGTTTTAGGTAGTAGAATGATCATCTCCCCTTGTTCCCTCCAGATGCTGCCTtctcctctgactcctcctctcCTGAGAACGTAGAGGACTCAGGGCTGGACTCACCTTCCCATCAGCCCCTGGGACCCTCCCCTGAGCCGGCTGGTTGGGCAGCGTGGCCGTCAGCAAGTCAGAATAAAGAACCAGCAGGACTGGGCAGGCCAGAAGACCCCTTCCTCACTGTCTTTAGAGACCCCTCCCCGGAACACAGCCCCCACCCCCAGGACAACCCTGCCAGTATCTGGGCAGCTGATCCACGATCCTCCCGCCCCCCTCCAGACATGGACCCCTCAGCCCTCTGCTTCCCGGCCTTCTCCCAGTCCTTGGCCCCTCCAGAGCTGGACCCGGCCCTGTGGAGCTGTAAACACATCCCTCCTGAAGACCCCTTCCTGGCTGCCTTCGAGAGGACCGTCACCCAGGAGACCCTGCCCCCCCCTGACGCCTGGGCCCCCCCACGCCCGCGCCCCTCCAGAGACGGAAGGGGGATAGAGGTACAGGGCGACTCCTTCTCCGGCTCCCTCAGTGACAGTAaaaccctcccctcctcctgctCTCGCAAGGACAGGGACAGGAAACGAGACCGTAGTGCCCCGCCCCCAGAATCACCTGACGATCCATTCGCCATCACTATGATTGGCAGCCCCACCCACCAGTCAGCCCTAGCTGCCGCGACAGGAATCCTGACCCACGTCGTCAGCAGTAGTAGGCTGACCCCCAACTCCAACTCCCTCCCATTATCCCATCCTAAGAAGGAGCTGGTGCACTGGAACTCTGTCCACAACCCCTTCCGTGAGGGGACCTCGGCTGGGTCTCTGGCCCTGGGTGGAGTGgtccgggagggagggaggaagcacCGTGAGTCACGCAGCGAAAGCGAGCCACGCAGGAGCGGCCTGCCTCTCACACGGTATTCTGGGCCACAGGAGGACCTGTGCTTTTCTACTGATAAAGACCAGAACTGCCTGGACCTGAACACATCACAGCCGCCCTGCAACATGGGCTCACACAAGGGTATGAATGTTGAACACTACACTACTGGCCTCAGATGTCTATGCACTAGCTATATTTTGAGATTGGattttctaaatatattttcccaaatGTACAACTATATTTCACTCTATTCAAAACCCCACTCTgtcttttagacaacttcctctTGTCTTACAGGTTGTAATATTGGTCATGTTCCTCTAGGTTCGAAGCATAGCTTCAGGCAGGACAGTGCAGAGCTGCTGGTGACAGCGCCTCCCAGACCAGCCAGAGCCAAGAGGTCCTCAGGCAGACTGAGTGgctgtgagagagtgagtgtctTCAGGAAAATCAACCAGACTACAGAAGCTCTGGTCTGGTCTCCCAGATCTGTGCATTTCACAGCTATAAGCCTGTAGACAACTACTTACTCTAACTGTTTACTTTGTCCTGTGTGTCTTCAGTCCAGGTCAGTGTGCTCGTCTCCTCAGCCGGAGCCCAGCCCAGACCTCACCTCGTCGTCCTCCTCCAGCCCCAGTGAGTGGGTGGCACAGACACGCGCCCCCAGCCCTGCCAGAGGTGGGCAGCCCTCACCCCTCTCACATCTGCACCAAGACCATGCGCCCCTACACAGTTAGTCTGAACACAACACTTTTTAAACTCGTTTTTTTAAGATACTCAATAGCATAAAGCACTTATTCATAAGGACATTGTGCCTTGAACTTGTCATAGACATAGCTATTCTTCCCACAGTGCATCTGTCTCGCGGACCGAGCCCGATCTCCCTGAGCACCCAAGAGTTATGGCCTGTGGCTGCAGCCATCACAGAATACATCAATGCTTACTTCAAAGGTGGACAACACAACCGGTCAGCATACATAAGCCCTCTGTACACCAGATCCAATGTTATTACCTATTATACACAGGCCTGCTGAAAgctaagtgtgtgtatgtttttcttCTCCAGCTGTCTGGTGAAGATCACAGGAGATCTCACCATGTCTTTTCCTGCTGGAATCACTCGTATCTTCACTGCTAACCCAAACGCCCCGGTCCTCAGCTTTCGATTGGTCAACATCTCCCGGGTTAACCACTTTCTGCCCAATCAGAAGCTGCTTTACAGGTAGCTTAATATGAGCTATGGGATTGGTTGTGAGGTTATGATATATAGACAGAATTATGCACACACATCGCAAGGGTAGAAGGCTGTGTTATGATTCTGAATGATccgatagctagcaacaatgacaagacgcTGCCATGTTGGGAATCATAGGAAGCTTGTTTCAAATAGTTTATCtggttcttgataccatgtcttgttttgaggtgttttggctTTAACCAAGTCTGACAATACGGCTAAAATTTGCTAActaacaactgtaacaatgtaacaaAGTGCTTATTGTGCAAATgtgttttcaattgacatttagagagaaatatagtttacatgttgtcaataaTCCTATGATTCGAAGCCAACCCAGTCTGTTTTGCCCCGAAGATGCACACGCataggttttgttgctaaacaacacacctgtctacagaTTGCTGAAATGGTAAGATATATATGTCTCATTCTCCGGTTTGTGTTATTCTCCACAGTGACCCCTCTCAGAGTGACCCAGACACCAGGGACTTCTGGTTCAACATGCAGGCACTGAACCTTTACCTGCAGAGAGAGGCTGAGCTCAACCCCCTGGCCTCCTACTATAACGTGGCCCTACTCAAATACCAGGTGACTGATGAAGTACAGTGGTACTCTCTTACCCTCTGTCATCTGAAGTTACACAAAAGTCTTCCAAATGACAGCATCAACAACCTCTCCCAACTCTGTTCCTCTCAGGTGTCGTCCCAAGACCCTGGTCGTGCTCCCCTCCTGCTGTCAGCAGAGTGCCAGCGTAGTGGCACGGTGACCCGTGTAGCATTGGACTACCACTGCTGTCCGGCCACCGCCCCCTCCACCCAGCTCACTGCTGTGCAGGTGCTGCTGCCCCTCGACCACACCGCCACAGACCTGCAATGCCAGCCCCCAGCCTCCTGGTGAGTTAGGGTGGGAGTGGGAGGAGGGAATGAAAGGGGGATGTATGGTGGGCGGAGGGATAGAGGTATAGTGACAGTAGGAGAAAGGACAGACTGAAGGtcagggagaaggtgaggacagacTGGGAAAgacggggagaaagagagaagagtggGAACTGGGTTGGCCCCACTGACCCTTTGTCTGCCTTCACAGGAATGCTGAGGAACGACAACTACTGTGGAAACTACCCAACCTCTCCCCTACCAACCACAGCAAAGGTTACTTgtctgtctacagtatatccacaCCCATCTCACTCAATGGCCACATATCAGTCCTATTCTAGCAATATAAATTATAGTTAAGGAAATATAAATGCAGTATAAAGTTCTTTATTCCAAGTCTGGCCCTTGACTACATAATTGCATTGAGTGCCACCCTCTTCTCTATTTTAATATGCAGCCTCTATGAAGGTATCATTATCTTAAATATCAAGATTACCATATGAAAGCTGAGCCTGAGTGGAAGATGGGTCAGTGATAATATAAAGGAGAATTGGCAGGgattatcatttaaaaaaaacattttagtcattaagcagatgctcttatccagagcaacttataattagtgcattcatcttaagatggcTAGGTGAGACAAGACATCACAATCGTACAAAGTAGattttccctcaacaaagtaTTTCTCAGCCAGTGTTAGTGGGAAAAGACAAGTGCCTTTTTAAAAATAACAAGCCAGTGTTATTAACTTGCTCCTGTTAGTGGAGGGGAACTGAAGAATGTGTCAATTGTTGGTTGTTCCAGGCTCTGGCACTCTGTGTGCCAGCTGGCAGTGCCTGGAGGTTCCTCGTGGACCTCCCCCCAGCCTGGCAGTCCAGTTTGTGGGCTCCGGGGCCTCTCTGTCGGGCATGGATGTGGAGCTGGTGGGCAGTCGCTACCGTATGTCCCTCGTCAAGAAGAGATTTGCCACAGGTACAGTAACACCATATGTTACTAAGCCTGGCCAATAAGATAGTGTGTGGGCCTTGGAGTTTCACAAAAGAATGTATAATAATGGGTTTCACCACGTTTGTGTCTCCTTTGCAGGGAAGTACATGGCAGGCTGCTCCTTGTGAGGAGCAGTAGGAGTGCCCAGGCCATTGATAGGAGTTCCTGGAGTACACATTGCACTTTTAGCCCTCTGGGCCATACTGACCTCCTTCCCCAGGAGgtagaggacagacagactgggaTGGGTTTGACATTGGGACCAGACACCGTGCTCACTCATTCTCCTAGCTTTGGAGGAGAATGTGCACTTAACATGTGTATGCTGACCTGAAAGGATCAAGCTCGTTTTCGGACCTAGCCTTTTCTTTTTCAGATCTGCATTGTACACGCAATCCTCACCCTTTCCCAGGGGAGTGTACCCTTCTTTTTTTCTTGTATTGAATCTTGTTTGTTGTGTTTGCGTTGTTCTGTGTGCCTTTTTATATCAGGAGTTTGAAAACTGGATGTAAGAAGTTGGTTTTATTGAAGAGAAAGAATATAAACATACTACTTACGTAATGTCTTGGAACAGAATTTCCATGGAAACTTGAATTTAATGTAAATATAAGGAATATTTCTGCACATATAGACTGAATCATTGTGAGTGGTTACAGTATTAACACTTCATTGGCCTGTAAGACTCATTGAAAAATGTTAGTAAAGCTGTTTTTccaaaatatacacatttcatTTGACTTCCTAATTAATAAATGAACGTGGCCAAAAACAGATGGTTTCCACCAATTTATTACACATTGATCAGTACAAAATACAGTTGAACTATGCAGTTTGTTACAGACTGTATGCCCTCAAGCTAGGTAAAGTGTAGTCAAGAATGtttaaaaatacataaaaataagGGTTCAATATACTTTTAAGAAGAACCAGATTtagttcaataaaaaataatCCTCAGCCAAAAGTCTAACAGCATTACAAAAAACATTAAAGTTCACATAGAAATTACTTTCCAAAGCACTTAAAAAGGCAAAGTACTGTGACAGGCACAAGTTACAAAGAGCTCAGGATTCTCAAGCTACTACAAACTCTGAGGGGGGGAAGTAAAATTCAACCAAAAGTGTTTAGAAAAAAAGTTCATGTCAATCAGTAATTAAATCAGTTATGTTTTCATAAATAGAAATGGAGATTCTCTCAATATGGACACACGACTGACGGTTAATTGGGCACTTACACCCCAAATATCAACACTGTTACAGTTAAATATTGTTGTGTTGACCATAAGACATAGAAAATGATCAAAACAAGACAACGTCTGCGTCACACACATCAGTCCCAGCCACTAAATAATCAAAGCAAGGAGGACATCCCCTTTTAAAAGCacaaacagtacagtatgggagGAGAGAAATGATTGGGGAAAGACCAAGtgctggattcaatccgtattgcGGAAGATCCGCGTTtaaaaatgtaaaggtcatttccgtttaccgtgaatgcagtctttGAACGTTGCCTTTCAATTTCAATCTTCCACGATACCGGTGTGATCCAGCCCCATGTGAACACAAAGGCCATTAATAAACACATTTTCTACATCATATTAAGAAATATATTTATGTATGAATGTTTAACAGTTTGTTGGTTTCACACAATCAGTCCTTCTACAGTACAATTGTACGGCTATATAATATGTAATCATCTTTAGAGAAACCGTCTCGAGCCGTTTACACTTTCATATATCGAGCAATAAACTAAACATGGATCAGAATATTTCCCCCTCCAATCAAAATGGAACGAGTCCATTTGAGTAACGGTACCATTAGGGGGGTGAGCCACACTATCTGAACTCAGAGCATCAGTTGAACTGAACAGATGCAATTAGGAGTTTCCTTTTAAGGGTTTTGGCTTCGGAGGTCCAACACTCTTTCACGTTTTGGTAAATACATACTATTTTACGTCCCTTAAGAAATTCGACATACGGCTCCACAAAATGGATGCCAGACAGCTCCAGTTAACCCAGAAGGTAGATCatcatatatatacatacaatctGGTGGTTTCCTGAACACAGTCCACCACTCTCCTTTCAGTCCTTAAAACATCAATCTAAaggtctcatcaatatagatgcaACTGGCTTGTCCTAGACTCTGGGGTGTGACATCTAGAAACCCCCAAAGTTCTAGAGTCATGGATCAATGAGACCAGCATTGTGTGCATCCTGAAattgagttgatgccaaacagCATCATAGAATAGTTACAATTTGGATGAAAactgatatatatatacatggaGAAGGTTACTTGAGTATGGGGGAGTTAACAGTGGCTACTCTTTTATAGTTGCCTCataagaacagagcagagcatagAAAAGGAGGTAACTAATCATCTCATACGGCCAGGGTGTTAGAGGTCCCTGCCATCCCATCAACTATGAGACTAGGGTATTTTTTTCTGCATCAGGCCCTACTGACAGAGCCACGGGAGTGGCCGCGCTGGTGGGAGAGGGACAAGTCCTTTGGGTCAGTTGGTTGCATCAATGTGCGTTGAGGCAACACGTATAGAATAATCCTATTACACCTACAGGTTTAAAGGTGCTTTAGAATGTCTGAGGTTCTGAAACAATACATTCATACTGCGGTAGAGGCACAGCTGAGGGAGGAGATAGACatctgtagtagtggtggttaaaGAGTTAGCATCTAAGGCACTGGAATTACACTATGGCACAGCTAATAAAGGATAAGAAACACACCACTCATACAAAGTTACATGTATCCAACATGGGTACTGCACAAAGTCATCCTTATTCACAGTTGCAAAACAGgaaaaaaacaaagaaaataaattTGAACTGTATACCCCTGTCAGGTCAAACCAGACCCCCTTGGTGAGCATTCATTGTTTTCCCTGGGATAAAGAGTCCCCCTTTAAATACACTAACTTGGAGGAGTGGTTGGGTAGGGGCTGAGCCTGCTGCTCTTctctatatacactgaacaaactCGCTGTGTAGCAGGCTGGGCTAGCGGCTCAGTGTGCTGACAGGACCAGGAGAGCCCAGAGCTTCAGCAGGGCTCCTGAGAGAGGGTCACGGGCCTCATCTGGTCTCAGATCTCTTGCAGCGAGTGGTTGATTTCGATCCTCTCCCTTTTCACAGCCGGCTCGTTGGGCCCTCGGCCCTCGTCACTTCCCATGTCACTCATGTCGTCTGAGAAGGACGGGTCTGAGATAGAAACAGAGGTTAACAAAAAGGTAAGGTCTAAATTTATACCACATTGAGACATAGGGGACAGCAAGTCAAACACTAGGAGCCAGGAAGAGTAGACCAACCTTTATCCATGAGCATGGGCAGCATCGAGTTTAGGTCACTGAACTGTGTTTCACAAGAAAGGAGAAATTGTATTAGTAATGGGCTAATACAGATTTACATGCTGTCAACAGGCCATTTACCTATAACCAGAAACTCACCATACAACCTGGTGTGCGATAAAATATGCATAATTATTACGCAGGAGTTCCACAGGATAGCTCAAGGAAACTGGTACATGAAAGGCTGCCCACTCACTTCTCCCATGACAGCGATGGGCGTCTCTCCGGTTGCCTGGGCGACGCGGTGCTCCACCAGGTAGAACATGTACTCGTCGTAGAGCAGCCTGATGAGATGGAAGGAGCCGAAACTAGCAGCACTACGCAGGGTCAGGTCCCTGATCACCATGgagctggaggaggggagagagggaggaggcaaTCAGAGAGAAATTACATTAACACAGCCCCAATGAGCTTCAATCTGCCAAAGCCACATGAAGCTAACCACCACAATTCATCAGCCTGAAAATACTACCACACCTTAGTGAAAatgcatactgtatatatacaggtaactgccaaaataaaagaaACGCCAACATACAGTGTCTGAATAGGGCATTAGGACAccatgagccagaacagcttcaatgcaccgtgGCATAGATTTTACAAGTGCTGGAACTcaattggagggatgtgacaatTCTTTCACGAGAAATACCATCATTTGGTGTGTTGTtgatggaaaacgctgtctcaggcaccactccagtgttaagtgttcaattgggttgagatctggtgactgagacacacaccctttaaaccccctatgctcctttgagacccctctttcaaagtccctgagatctcttctagccatgcTAGCCAAAATactttttatacatgaccctaagcatgatgggatgttcatTGCTTAATTAACTTAGAACCAGAACTGTGTGGAAACAACTGCTTTCAAAAATACTTATTttggcagtcacacacacacacacacacacacacacacacacacacacacacacacacacacacacacacacacacacacacacacacacacacacacacggtattaagaccccttgactttccacatttgttacgttaaATGCATTGAAattatggattaaataaaatatttccctcagcaatctacacacaataccatttaatgacaaagtgaaaagtttagccctttgctatgagactcgaaattgagctcagatacatcctgtttccattgagcatccatctacaacttgattggagtccacctgtggtaaattcaatttcttggacatgatttggaaaggcacacacctgtctatataagatcccacagttgacagtgcatgtcagaccaaaaaccaagccatgaggtcaaaggaattgtccgtagagcttcgagacaggatagtgtcgaggcacagatctggggaagggtaccaaaacaattctgcagcattgaaggtccccaagaacacagtggcctccatcattcttaaatggaagaagtttggaactaccaagactcttcctagagctggccgcctggccaaactgagcaatcgggggagaagggccttggtcaaggaggtgaccaagaacccgatggttactctgacagagctccatagttcctctgtggagatgggagaaccttccagaaggacaaccatctctccaacaatcaggccttaatgTTAGAGAGGCCAgatggaagcaactcctcagagtcagggactgggaggctattcaggatcgagggaaagatgaacggaacaaagtacagagagatccttgatgaaaacctgctccagagcgctcaggacctcagactggggtgaaggttcaccttcca
This genomic interval from Salvelinus alpinus chromosome 6, SLU_Salpinus.1, whole genome shotgun sequence contains the following:
- the LOC139578394 gene encoding F-BAR domain only protein 1-like isoform X1, yielding MAFFKNNFWGEKNAGFDVLYHNMKHGQIATKELAEFVRERAAIEETYSKSMSKLAKMASNGSPLGTFAPMWDLFRVSSDKLALCHLELMRKMNDLIRDINKYGDEQVKVHRKTKEEQVGTLEAVQAVQVQSGHLQKSREGYHAKCIELDRLRKEGAPQKELEKVEMKSKKAAESFAVCIEKYNRVGGDFEQKMSESAQKFQDIEEAHLRQMKQLIKGYSHSIEDTHVQVGQVHEEFKQNVENIGIDNLIQRFAEQKGTGKDKPALVGFEEYMTALVPEGSKKSRGKAFRIPGLGKRDKEPDSTDSAVTETPNSPLEVDEEGFVIRADVNQNGCSMEDKEDNFYSSDSDFDDEEPKKFHIQIRPVGSSSRSNSAATEMELKATVGALTLPPNRGVSIKRHLSRNSSTTGRSEGEGEGATHREGEQDGLCRSTSSPDPSRLSSTASGSDSLFGPPLESAFKSKSFAGRDQLQRAESVFGASEYAAFSSDSSSPENVEDSGLDSPSHQPLGPSPEPAGWAAWPSASQNKEPAGLGRPEDPFLTVFRDPSPEHSPHPQDNPASIWAADPRSSRPPPDMDPSALCFPAFSQSLAPPELDPALWSCKHIPPEDPFLAAFERTVTQETLPPPDAWAPPRPRPSRDGRGIEVQGDSFSGSLSDSKTLPSSCSRKDRDRKRDRSAPPPESPDDPFAITMIGSPTHQSALAAATGILTHVVSSSRLTPNSNSLPLSHPKKELVHWNSVHNPFREGTSAGSLALGGVVREGGRKHRESRSESEPRRSGLPLTRYSGPQEDLCFSTDKDQNCLDLNTSQPPCNMGSHKGCNIGHVPLGSKHSFRQDSAELLVTAPPRPARAKRSSGRLSGCERSRSVCSSPQPEPSPDLTSSSSSSPSEWVAQTRAPSPARGGQPSPLSHLHQDHAPLHMHLSRGPSPISLSTQELWPVAAAITEYINAYFKGGQHNRCLVKITGDLTMSFPAGITRIFTANPNAPVLSFRLVNISRVNHFLPNQKLLYSDPSQSDPDTRDFWFNMQALNLYLQREAELNPLASYYNVALLKYQVSSQDPGRAPLLLSAECQRSGTVTRVALDYHCCPATAPSTQLTAVQVLLPLDHTATDLQCQPPASWNAEERQLLWKLPNLSPTNHSKGSGTLCASWQCLEVPRGPPPSLAVQFVGSGASLSGMDVELVGSRYRMSLVKKRFATGKYMAGCSL
- the LOC139578394 gene encoding F-BAR domain only protein 1-like isoform X3, which produces MAFFKNNFWGEKNAGFDVLYHNMKHGQIATKELAEFVRERAAIEETYSKSMSKLAKMASNGSPLGTFAPMWDLFRVSSDKLALCHLELMRKMNDLIRDINKYGDEQVKVHRKTKEEQVGTLEAVQAVQVQSGHLQKSREGYHAKCIELDRLRKEGAPQKELEKVEMKSKKAAESFAVCIEKYNRVGGDFEQKMSESAQKFQDIEEAHLRQMKQLIKGYSHSIEDTHVQVGQVHEEFKQNVENIGIDNLIQRFAEQKGTGKDKPALVGFEEYMTALVPEGSKKSRGKAFRIPGLGKRDKEPDSTDSAVTETPNSPLEVDEEGFVIRADVNQNGCSMEDKEDNFYSSDSDFDDEEPKKFHIQIRPVGSSSRSNSAATEMELKATVGALTLPPNRGVSIKRHLSRNSSTTGRSEGEGEGATHREGEQDGLCRSTSSPDPSRLSSTASGSDSLFGPPLESAFKSKSFAGRDQLQRAESVFGASEYAAFSSDSSSPENVEDSGLDSPSHQPLGPSPEPAGWAAWPSASQNKEPAGLGRPEDPFLTVFRDPSPEHSPHPQDNPASIWAADPRSSRPPPDMDPSALCFPAFSQSLAPPELDPALWSCKHIPPEDPFLAAFERTVTQETLPPPDAWAPPRPRPSRDGRGIEVQGDSFSGSLSDSKTLPSSCSRKDRDRKRDRSAPPPESPDDPFAITMIGSPTHQSALAAATGILTHVVSSSRLTPNSNSLPLSHPKKELVHWNSVHNPFREGTSAGSLALGGVVREGGRKHRESRSESEPRRSGLPLTRYSGPQEDLCFSTDKDQNCLDLNTSQPPCNMGSHKGCNIGHVPLGSKHSFRQDSAELLVTAPPRPARAKRSSGRLSGCERSRSVCSSPQPEPSPDLTSSSSSSPSEWVAQTRAPSPARVHLSRGPSPISLSTQELWPVAAAITEYINAYFKGGQHNRCLVKITGDLTMSFPAGITRIFTANPNAPVLSFRLVNISRVNHFLPNQKLLYSDPSQSDPDTRDFWFNMQALNLYLQREAELNPLASYYNVALLKYQVSSQDPGRAPLLLSAECQRSGTVTRVALDYHCCPATAPSTQLTAVQVLLPLDHTATDLQCQPPASWNAEERQLLWKLPNLSPTNHSKGSGTLCASWQCLEVPRGPPPSLAVQFVGSGASLSGMDVELVGSRYRMSLVKKRFATGKYMAGCSL